A DNA window from Amycolatopsis sp. DSM 110486 contains the following coding sequences:
- a CDS encoding aldehyde dehydrogenase, with product MSDALEPVLPADGRGPLPRARWGSFIGGSWVTPEDAPAFAVLEPATGGRLADVVEASDDVVDQAVRDARRAYEGEWGRLTPRERSGLLRKVAALIREHAEELGELEAREVGKPRRDALRFDVSFSSAGFDYFGGLADTLHGDVLDQGPIEARVHYEPYGVVAAILPFNWPPLHFTKKTAPALAAGNTVVIKPGEQAPLAVLRLVEIVNQVLPPGVVNAVSGMSAGPALAGHGGVERITFTGATKTGQAVLRTAAENLTFATMELGGKNALIVLDDADLQVAVDVAIEGMFYNQGEACTSTARILVHRSLHDEFVERFVAATAKLQVGDGLDAATDIGAMVDARQQQKVLAYVDTAVAEGAKIAYQGETPVDARLAGGFWVPPTVLTGVQPDHTVAQEEIFGPVASILVYDTDEEAVRIANGTAYGLTAALITRDHFRASNLARDLQAGMVFVNNYVRRSFLGSPFGGVKGSGFGRENAAETLHEFVRAKNVRFPSGRGPIPVWPPVD from the coding sequence ATGTCCGACGCCCTGGAACCCGTCCTTCCGGCCGACGGCCGTGGTCCGCTGCCGCGCGCCCGCTGGGGCTCGTTCATCGGCGGCAGCTGGGTGACGCCCGAAGACGCGCCGGCCTTCGCCGTTCTCGAGCCGGCCACCGGTGGCCGGCTGGCCGACGTGGTGGAAGCGAGCGACGACGTCGTCGACCAGGCCGTCCGCGACGCGCGCCGGGCGTACGAGGGGGAGTGGGGCCGCCTCACGCCGCGCGAGCGCAGCGGGCTGCTGCGCAAGGTCGCGGCCCTGATCCGGGAGCACGCCGAGGAGCTCGGCGAACTGGAGGCCCGCGAGGTCGGCAAGCCCCGCCGCGACGCGCTGCGGTTCGACGTGTCGTTCAGCTCGGCCGGGTTCGACTACTTCGGCGGCCTCGCCGACACGCTGCACGGCGACGTGCTCGACCAGGGCCCGATCGAGGCGCGCGTGCACTACGAGCCCTACGGCGTCGTGGCCGCGATCCTGCCGTTCAACTGGCCGCCGCTGCACTTCACGAAGAAGACGGCGCCGGCACTGGCCGCGGGCAACACCGTGGTCATCAAGCCGGGGGAGCAGGCGCCGCTGGCCGTGCTGCGGCTGGTGGAGATCGTCAACCAGGTCCTGCCGCCGGGTGTCGTGAACGCCGTGTCGGGCATGTCCGCGGGCCCCGCGCTGGCCGGGCACGGAGGCGTCGAGCGGATCACCTTCACGGGCGCGACCAAGACCGGCCAGGCCGTGCTGCGCACCGCTGCCGAGAACCTCACCTTCGCCACGATGGAGCTCGGCGGCAAGAACGCCCTGATCGTGCTCGACGACGCCGACCTGCAGGTGGCCGTCGACGTCGCGATCGAGGGCATGTTCTACAACCAGGGCGAGGCCTGCACGTCCACCGCGCGGATCCTCGTGCACCGGTCGCTGCACGACGAGTTCGTGGAGCGCTTCGTGGCGGCTACCGCGAAGCTGCAGGTCGGCGACGGGCTCGACGCGGCCACCGACATCGGCGCGATGGTGGACGCGCGCCAGCAGCAGAAGGTGCTCGCCTACGTCGACACCGCCGTGGCCGAGGGTGCGAAGATCGCGTACCAGGGTGAAACTCCGGTCGACGCGCGCCTGGCCGGCGGCTTCTGGGTCCCGCCGACCGTGCTCACGGGCGTGCAGCCGGACCACACGGTGGCGCAGGAGGAGATCTTCGGCCCAGTCGCGTCGATTTTGGTCTACGACACTGACGAAGAGGCCGTGCGCATCGCCAACGGCACCGCGTACGGGCTCACGGCCGCGCTCATCACGCGCGATCACTTCCGTGCCTCGAACCTCGCGCGCGACCTGCAGGCCGGCATGGTCTTCGTGAACAACTACGTCCGCCGCTCCTTCCTCGGCTCGCCGTTCGGCGGCGTGAAGGGAAGCGGTTTCGGCCGGGAGAACGCGGCCGAGACACTGCACGAGTTCGTGCGGGCCAAGAACGTCCGGTTCCCGTCGGGCCGCGGGCCGATCCCCGTGTGGCCGCCGGTCGACTGA
- a CDS encoding LLM class flavin-dependent oxidoreductase, producing the protein MRDDLLFGVALTPTTDLAADRAFAVAADDGGLDLLGIQDAPFAPDRLDTFVLAGDLLAHTDKISVFPDVASLPLRPPVLLAKTAAALDIVSGGRFELALGAGGYWDAITQLGVPRRSPRESNVALEEAVTILRALWADGGPAVRVQGEFYSVSGAHPGPAPLHPIEIWVGSQGPKSLALTGRIADGWAAPIAAYLPYEKWAEANRVIDDAAVAAGRNPRAVRRIAQIVGMVTRTPGRPRLEQGADPMRGSAAEWAELLGKLGSELPYTGFVFMPEDNSRAQVAAFARDVVPRARRLLAR; encoded by the coding sequence TTGCGCGACGACCTGCTGTTCGGCGTTGCGCTGACGCCCACCACCGACTTGGCGGCGGACCGCGCCTTCGCGGTGGCCGCGGACGACGGCGGCCTCGACCTCCTCGGGATCCAGGACGCGCCGTTCGCGCCGGACCGGCTGGATACGTTCGTGCTGGCCGGCGATCTGCTGGCGCATACGGACAAGATCAGCGTCTTCCCGGACGTCGCGAGTCTGCCGCTACGGCCGCCGGTGCTACTGGCGAAGACCGCGGCCGCGCTGGACATCGTGTCCGGCGGCCGGTTCGAGCTGGCACTCGGCGCGGGTGGCTACTGGGACGCGATCACGCAGCTCGGGGTGCCGCGCCGAAGCCCACGGGAATCCAACGTCGCGCTGGAAGAAGCCGTCACGATCCTTCGCGCGCTGTGGGCGGACGGCGGCCCGGCGGTGCGGGTCCAGGGCGAGTTCTACTCCGTCTCGGGCGCGCACCCGGGTCCGGCGCCCCTGCACCCGATCGAGATCTGGGTCGGCTCGCAGGGCCCGAAATCCCTTGCGCTGACCGGGCGGATCGCCGACGGGTGGGCCGCTCCGATCGCCGCCTACCTGCCGTACGAGAAGTGGGCCGAGGCCAACCGCGTCATCGACGACGCGGCCGTCGCCGCGGGCCGGAACCCGCGGGCCGTGCGCCGGATCGCCCAGATCGTCGGCATGGTCACCCGAACACCCGGGCGGCCGCGGCTGGAGCAGGGTGCCGATCCCATGCGGGGCAGCGCCGCGGAATGGGCGGAGTTGCTGGGGAAACTCGGCAGCGAGCTGCCGTACACCGGTTTCGTCTTCATGCCCGAAGACAATTCCCGTGCTCAGGTCGCCGCATTCGCCCGCGACGTGGTGCCGCGAGCCCGGCGGCTGCTCGCGCGGTGA